One Heyndrickxia oleronia genomic window, AGAGATAAAAAGATTACAAAGCATTTAATGGGGAAATTTATAAAACAAATAGCAGAACAAGCATATCATTCGATTACTCAAGAATTAGAAGGGAATATAGAAGAAAAGGGTTGGGACTTGATTGCTAATTTACCAGAAGAGCAATTAATTAATAAAGTGGAGGAACTACTCCAAGAAAAGTTTAAAGAAGTTGCACTAATTAACCACAATTTTGCAGGATATAATTCAATAGAAAAGACTATCGGTGAACTATTGAAAAACACAACAAAAAAGTAAAATAAAATGCGAATGGGAGCCTATACCCATTCGCATTTTGTTTGTCAAGGAAAACTTTTGCAAATTACCTTACCTCGTCAACATATTCTGTATCCATTATTCTTGAGAAGTACTAGAAATTAAGAAAAGGAGAGATGAAGAAATGGCAAATAATACACCATTGGCTACAAATGTAACAAATAAGGAAATCGAACTTATTGATGAAGAGGTAGAATCTAATTTTGAAGAAGATGAATTAGAAGTTGATATTGAAGGTGATATCGAGTTTATGGATGATTTAGATGATGAAATCTATGACACCAAAGAAGGTATATTGGATGAGGATATGTCAAAAAGTTATACGAAATCTATTCATCAAACAGAATCTCAAGTAAATCAAAATATGAATACAGACTCCAACAATCTTGATTCATTAGAAGTTGGTGATGGTATGAATCATGGTTCTATAAAGGATGCGATGAAAGAAAGTCTTGAAGAAGCAACATTTAATTCTTTAGATATTATTCCATCAATTTCTACTAAAAAAAATATGATCCCTGATGCTGGGGTACTTTCAGTTGTGAATTCGAATAATGGGAAGCGAATTGCTGTATCCCGCGAAGTACACAATGGGCTGGGGAATCCCATGGCTTTACAGTTTGGATTCATAAATGGTGGGATTGTGATTGGTGAAAACTTGGGTGACACATTCACCCTGTATGAATTAAAAAAGCTAGGAGCAAAGCACATGATTTATAACAAAGAGTTAGTGGAGCAGGTCACTAATCATTGTAACCTTGACTTTACCAATTGTACATCATTCACCTTTTCAAAGGTAACTTACCAAAAAATGAATGATTCTATTGTTGCAATTATAGGAAATAACTAGAAATCAATGATTCAGGAATAGAATAAAGAGTCTATTCCTGCATAGCCCATAAACTGGATATTCAAAATAAATAATTTGCTATAGAGAGGATAATTTATATGAGTTCAAATTTTCGAAGAAATCGCACAAATTCTTATACTAACAAAAGCACCGACAAACGTACACGTAATCAAAATACTGGAATGATTGTAGAAGATAATAAGTTACCAGTACGTATTCTTAATTGCAAACAAGGGAATCAAACACAATATGGCACGAAAACATTAAAGTTTACATTTCAACATTTGGTTTCCAAGGAGGAATTCACATCAACAATCTTTGAAGATAACCCACCTAATTATATTGATCAACAAATTCTGAATGCTGTTTTACCACCTGATGTCAATGAATATTTACTTAATGATCTTATTGATAAAGGATTAATTGTTGAGGTGAAATTTAGAACTAGAGGTGCAAATACGTACATTAATATTGTAAAGGCAGATCCTTTGAATAAAAAATATCAAACAAATTTAGATGAAATGCTAGAGAAGGAAAGTCTTGCACGTCAAGAACTTGAAGATGCACATAATAATGAGGATGAAATAGACGGGGAAGATGATGACGGCGATATAAATGAAATAGATATAGACTAGCAACAGATGAAAACTAATAGGAAATTGGAGAATGGATTTCAACTTCTAATATAATTTTACAAATGATGTGAAGGAATTTCCACATTATTGAAAGGTCATGAATAAGGGGACAGTTACTAATTACCTTCCCATTATCATCAAGACGGAGGGGAACAAATTGATGCAAAACGATAAAACAAAAAAGAAAAAAATTACTCAAAAGACAAAAAAGTCAACTTACGAATATTTTGGTGCAAATAAAAATTTTCGATTATCTCCTTCCTCTTTAGCTATGAAAGTAGAGGAAGATGGAAAAGTTAGTTACCAATTTGTGAGCAAATACATCAAAATAAAACAGATTGAACAGGCAGAAGAAACAAATGATGTCATTCTGAAACTTGAATTTGACTACTTAGGGAAGAGAAAATCAATTGATATAACACGTGATCAACTCCAACCGAATGAATTGCAAAAATTAAGTAAAAAGGGGGTTGATGTTTTTTATCACAATGCGAAGCAAATAATTCAGTATTTAAGAATTCAAGAACCTAGTGCACTATATACCACCGTCCATACCCATATAGGCTGGTATGAAACAGAAAATGACTTTCTTTATAAGCATTATGAAATACTTGGAAATAAGGCTCCTAAGTCAAATTATAGTGGGGAGTATAACCTAAAGCCAAAAGGAACATTCCAGGGATGGAAGTCTATAATTTCAGATGAAGTACTTGGAAATACCAATCTAGAACTTGCATTGACATTAGGGTTTTCTGCCGCTGTAGTGGGAATGTTATCAACCATTAAAGATATGGATACGCTGATCATGCACATTAGTGGGAAAAGCACGCGTGGGAAAACAACTGCTGCTCAATTAGCTGTATCTCCATTCGGTCGACCAAGTAAATCCTCAAAAGGGTTGATCAAAAGTTGGAATGCTACTGGAAATGCTGTTGTTTCCTATTTAAGGAATAACCATGGAGTTCCCATCGTATTAGATGAAGCATCAATGAGTAACTTAAAAGATTTCACTACACTCATTTATACTTTTGCAGAAAATCGAGAAAAGGATCGTATGAAAAAAGATGGTGGACTTCGTGAGCAAGCAGACTGGTCAACAACAATTATATCCACTGCTGAACATTCTATATTTCAAAAAACAAATGCCAATGAAGGACTGAGAGTTCGTGCTTTTGAATTTGCTAATACTACTTGGACAACATCAGGTGAAAATGCAGACAATCTAAAAAGGCGCTTACTTGAACACTATGGTCAAGCTGGAATCAAGTTTGTTCAATATTTACAATCCATAGGCTTAGAGGAAGTAGAAAGGAGATGCAATAAATGGAAAGATTATTGTGAAGAAATGCTCCATCATTCAGCTTTTGTGACCCGAGTATCCGAAAAATTTGGATTAGTTCTTGCAACCGCAGAAATGGTCAATGATGCCATAAAACTTGGTTTAGATATAGATCAAATGATGGAACGGTTAAACGAGGTGGAGCAAGAGATTTCAATTGAACGAAATCAAGCAGATAAAGCATATCAATTTTTGATCGAGCAAGTTGTGAAAAACTATGAATGCTTTCAATCAAATGATCGTGAATTTAAGGGTAAGGAATGTTGGGGTCTTATAAAATATGAAAAAGATCATATTGAGGTATGTTTTCTTAGAAATCAATTTAATATTTTGATGAGGGAAGCAAATATTTCAGATCCAAAAGTAGTCCTCGAAGAATGGAGAAATGAAAAACTATTAAAAGCAGAACCCAAAAAGTTCACGAATAGACGGAAAATTGGGAATGAAAAATTTAGAAAGCGACTAGGGATGGAACAACCAACTGGATCAAAGGAGCAATCAGTAGTGTACATTCTTTTGTTTGATAAGGAACTTATGGGGAAATTTGGTGTCAGAAAAATCTACACACCTGAGGAAATTTCCAATATGAAACGACCACGGCTACCGTAGGATGAGACAAAAGCAAAAGAAAAAGTTTAACTAGAGCGACAAGATAAAAAAGGGAGAGAAGAGTTATGAATGCATTCAAACATGTACAAGTACCTAATCCAACTAAATTGCCTTTCAAAACATGTTCAATGAATTACTTAGAAGGGCTTAGAGCTAAAAATGCAAGTGGTGAGACAATAAGCGGTTATAAAAAGGATTTAGATATGATAAATCGCTTCTTGGAGGAGAAATATAATGGATTAGTCATGCTTGAAGATATCCAAACACAGGATTTAGAAGATTATTTATTAATGCTTAGTAATGAAAGAAATTATCAACCTGCTAGCGTGAATCGACATTTATGTACGATGCGATCTTTTTATAATTATGCTGTAAAGCGTGGATGGACAACCTTCCATGCTGCTGCACCCATAGATGCAATGAAAGCACCAAAGAAGGAACGGACTTTCATAAATGTTGAGGAATATCATGAGCTCGTAGAAGCCATTGATCACCCGATTATTAAAATAATCGTTCAGTTCTTGTTCTTCACTGGGCTTCGAATTACTGAATGTTTGACCCTTACATTAGATGATGTTGATCTTGTTTCACGAATGATTCATGTAAAACACGGAAAAGGTGATAAAGAAAGAAAAGTACCTTTAAGTGGAAAATTAGTACCATTATTAATAGATTACAAGGAAAACATTCGTCCTTTTGTTGATAGCGACCGATTCTTTGCTCTTGCAAAGACTGGGAAAGTATCTGATGTATATGTGAACCGTATATTACATGAAACAACTGAAAAATTAGGGTGGGAAAAGGTTGTCACCTGTCATGTACTAAGGCATAGTTTTGCATCAAATTTAGTAAAAAATAATGTACATGTTGTTCATATTCAGAAGTTGCTTGGACATAGTGACTTAAAAACAACTTCACGTTATGTTCACGCGAATCAAGAACAGCTTGCTGAAGCCATATCCGTTTTATAGAGGGGCACTAGCCTCTCTTATCTTTTTATAAGGGGAGTTTAGAATGAATAATGAAAAGAATACAAAACCAATTTATGATAGAAGAGTGAAGGAAATATTAGAAGGTTTATCACAAAATATTCCTAGGGATGAATTAGCTAAAAAATTTGGACACAAAAACTATAAAACACTTGATATCTATATGAGAAGACGAAATTTTACTTGGGATAGTGAGAATCAAACCTATATACCAAAATTAACAAAGGATGTACCGATTGTTGAAAAAGTAAAGCCAACAAGTAAAGCTGGAATGATCATTGAAATGTTGAAAAATCCGAATTTCAATATCGAATATATCTGTGCTAAAGTGGGGTTTAAAGATCATCGCCAAATAGCTGAATATATGACTTCAAAAGGCTTTGTTTGGTCACCAGATGAGGGAAATTATAAGAAAACATATGGAATGATTGAAAATGATAAAGATATAGAAAATGATGGAATGGAAATTGAAAATATACTAGATGAACCGATCACACAAAAAGAAATATCGGAAGCAGACTTGAATCCACCAATGGATCATATGGAAAATAACCAGCCATTGCGGCAAGATTATATTCCATTGTTAAAATGGTTAGCATCAAATAAGGAAAAAATATCAAAGTTAATTGATCCAACTAATACGGATACATTGCCCCGATACATTATTCCAGG contains:
- a CDS encoding DUF927 domain-containing protein codes for the protein MQNDKTKKKKITQKTKKSTYEYFGANKNFRLSPSSLAMKVEEDGKVSYQFVSKYIKIKQIEQAEETNDVILKLEFDYLGKRKSIDITRDQLQPNELQKLSKKGVDVFYHNAKQIIQYLRIQEPSALYTTVHTHIGWYETENDFLYKHYEILGNKAPKSNYSGEYNLKPKGTFQGWKSIISDEVLGNTNLELALTLGFSAAVVGMLSTIKDMDTLIMHISGKSTRGKTTAAQLAVSPFGRPSKSSKGLIKSWNATGNAVVSYLRNNHGVPIVLDEASMSNLKDFTTLIYTFAENREKDRMKKDGGLREQADWSTTIISTAEHSIFQKTNANEGLRVRAFEFANTTWTTSGENADNLKRRLLEHYGQAGIKFVQYLQSIGLEEVERRCNKWKDYCEEMLHHSAFVTRVSEKFGLVLATAEMVNDAIKLGLDIDQMMERLNEVEQEISIERNQADKAYQFLIEQVVKNYECFQSNDREFKGKECWGLIKYEKDHIEVCFLRNQFNILMREANISDPKVVLEEWRNEKLLKAEPKKFTNRRKIGNEKFRKRLGMEQPTGSKEQSVVYILLFDKELMGKFGVRKIYTPEEISNMKRPRLP
- a CDS encoding tyrosine-type recombinase/integrase, producing MNAFKHVQVPNPTKLPFKTCSMNYLEGLRAKNASGETISGYKKDLDMINRFLEEKYNGLVMLEDIQTQDLEDYLLMLSNERNYQPASVNRHLCTMRSFYNYAVKRGWTTFHAAAPIDAMKAPKKERTFINVEEYHELVEAIDHPIIKIIVQFLFFTGLRITECLTLTLDDVDLVSRMIHVKHGKGDKERKVPLSGKLVPLLIDYKENIRPFVDSDRFFALAKTGKVSDVYVNRILHETTEKLGWEKVVTCHVLRHSFASNLVKNNVHVVHIQKLLGHSDLKTTSRYVHANQEQLAEAISVL